The Prosthecomicrobium sp. N25 genome contains a region encoding:
- a CDS encoding iron-sulfur cluster assembly scaffold protein, protein MIDDIYNKKILEFAGNIPRLGRLPQPDATATAHSKLCGSTVTVDLSVDGDVVTDFAHDVKACALGQASSSIMARHVIGARADELRALRETVRRMLKENGAPPEGRFEDVKYLEPVRDYKARHASTLLTFDAVVSALDQIEARRTSTAAAAG, encoded by the coding sequence ATCGACGACATCTACAACAAGAAGATTCTGGAGTTCGCCGGCAACATCCCCCGGCTCGGTCGCCTGCCGCAGCCCGACGCCACAGCGACCGCCCATTCCAAGCTTTGCGGTTCCACCGTCACGGTCGATCTCTCGGTGGACGGCGACGTGGTGACCGACTTCGCCCATGACGTGAAGGCTTGCGCGCTCGGACAGGCGTCCTCGTCCATCATGGCTCGGCACGTGATCGGGGCTCGCGCGGACGAGCTCAGAGCCCTGCGCGAGACGGTCAGGCGGATGCTGAAGGAGAACGGCGCGCCGCCCGAGGGGCGCTTCGAGGACGTCAAGTATCTGGAGCCCGTGCGGGACTACAAGGCCCGGCATGCCTCCACGCTCCTCACCTTCGACGCCGTCGTCTCGGCCCTGGACCAGATCGAGGCCAGGCGGACGTCGACCGCCGCGGCTGCCGGCTGA